One Engystomops pustulosus chromosome 11, aEngPut4.maternal, whole genome shotgun sequence DNA window includes the following coding sequences:
- the ECD gene encoding protein ecdysoneless homolog isoform X2, with product MVYGERVRLVKEEKPGIMEKQMKMMVMEDFVEYQLFLVSDEPREPEKLKHTLKQYIEEILAKLAPLLADYIWQNQPFNLKYKSRKGDVPAHIGGITRFGDNIEDEWFIVYLIQQITKDFPALAARVEDNDGEFLLIEAADFLPKWLKPENSSNRVFFHHGKLCILPFQQDECSLQDQSSNLNISQALMLLAGRPDACTASAPIAQAIEQRIKEYPDKIKDSLHRAHCFVPAEIAAVLKERPQLVSAAIQAFYLRDPIDLKACRTFHHFRPERRVFTPVTFTKCLYAQLSQQRFHPDKRSGYTLPAISHPKYKPHELGMKLAHGFEILCSKCSKSDGLTTRHPTDSPLWTGFLNNLKKNDFFKGEMEGSAQYCELMKKAEIYFQQSVDKPNSSTDQSPGKEVLQLLSTMTVDMEELKKEEADLPPDEDDSWLDLTPDKLEQILQKACGSKDTAAESEEQYNLSDVTDSMKAFITKVSSHEGAELPWNPAEAPITFDVDSFTSALEKILGPNPEELDSDDLDSEEDFELLISDEDSEDDQVSALNEDVLPSLHSYMNVMDRELAHTNIGKSFTKKKNVSNVHPKTTKAGESNSDDEVKGEESDLAPVDVDLNLVTNILESFSSQSGLAGPASNLLQSLGVHLPDNTDQEAADNLQH from the exons AAACCTGGCATCATGGAGAAGCAGATGAAGATGATGGTTATGGAAGATTTTGTAGAATATCAACTTTTCCTGGTATCTGATGAACCACGTGAACCTGAAAAGCTGAAACACACCCTGAAGCAATACATAGAAGAGATACTCGCTAAACTTGCTCCCTTATTGGCTGATTACATCTGGCAAAACCAACCATTTAATCTCAAGTATAAATCAAGAAAAG GTGATGTTCCAGCCCATATAGGAGGAATTACCCGCTTTGGTGATAATATAGAAGATGAGTGGTTTATAGTTTACTTGATCCAACAGATCACAAAGGACTTTCCAGCGCTAGCTGCCAG GGTGGAAGACAACGATGGAGAGTTTCTGCTCATAGAGGCAGCTGATTTCTTGCCCAAATGGCTGAAGCCAGAGAATAGCTCGAACCGA GTCTTCTTTCACCATGGAAAACTGTGCATTTTACCATTTCAGCAAGATGAGTGCAGCCTTCAGGACCAGTCCTCCAATCTAAACATATCACAAGCCTTGATGTTACTTGCTGGTCGCCCAGACGCCTGTACAGCATCGGCGCCAATAGCTCAAGCCATCGAGCAGCGAATTAAAGA ATACCCTGACAAAATTAAGGACTCTTTGCATCGAGCGCATTGTTTTGTACCTGCTGAAATTGCGGCTGTGTTAAAGGAACGTCCGCAGCTGGTATCTGCAGCAATCCAAGCATTTTACCTCCGAGACCCTATTGACTTAAAAGCCTGTCGCACTTTTCACCATTTCCGGCCGGAGAGGCGAGTATTCACTCCG GTGACTTTTACCAAGTGTTTATACGCCCAGCTCAGCCAGCAGAGGTTCCATCCTGACAAACGCAGTGGATACACCCTTCCTGCCATATCACATCCCAAGTACAAACCACATGAGCTGGGGATGAAGCTG GCACATGGTTTTGAGATTCTTTGTTCCAAATGTTCTAAGTCTGACGGGTTGACCACAAGACATCCTACAGACAGCCCACTCTGGACAGGGTTCTTGAACAACCTGAAAAAGAATGATTTCTTTAAG GGTGAAATGGAGGGATCAGCACAATATTGTGAACTTATGAAGAAAGCAGAGATTTACTTCCAGCAGTCAGTAGACAAGCCAAATAg TTCAACAGACCAGAGTCCTGGCAAAGAAGTTTTACAGTTACTAAGCACCATGACTGTTGACATGGAAgagctgaagaaagaagaggccgATCTTCCTCCAGATGAAG aTGACAGCTGGTTGGACTTGACACCAGATAAATTAGAGCAGATTTTGCAGAAAGCTTGCGGCTCAAAGGACACTGCAGCTGAGAGCGAGGAGCAATACAACTTGTCTGACGTGACTGACAGCATGAAGGCTTTTATAACCAAAGTGTCTTCTCATGAAGGAGCAGAGCTGCCTTG GAATCCTGCAGAAGCACCGATCACATTTGATGTAGATTCTTTCACAAGCGCTTTGGAAAAAATCCTTG GTCCCAACCCAGAAGAACTTGATTCTGATGACCTGGACTCAGAAGAAGACTTTGAGCTACTGATCAGTGATGAAGATTCGGAAGATGATCAGGTCAGCGCATTGAATGAAGATGTCCTACCAAGTCTTCACTCATACATGAATGTTATGGACAGGGAACTGGCACACACAAACATTGGAAAAAGTTTCACCAAAAAGAAAAACGTG AGTAATGTCCATCCAAAGACCACCAAAGCTGGTGAAAGTAACTCGGACGACGAGGTCAAAGGCGAAGAGTCAGACTTGGCACCCGTGGATGTGGACTTGAATTTGGTTAC
- the ECD gene encoding protein ecdysoneless homolog isoform X5, translated as MEKQMKMMVMEDFVEYQLFLVSDEPREPEKLKHTLKQYIEEILAKLAPLLADYIWQNQPFNLKYKSRKGDVPAHIGGITRFGDNIEDEWFIVYLIQQITKDFPALAARVEDNDGEFLLIEAADFLPKWLKPENSSNRVFFHHGKLCILPFQQDECSLQDQSSNLNISQALMLLAGRPDACTASAPIAQAIEQRIKEYPDKIKDSLHRAHCFVPAEIAAVLKERPQLVSAAIQAFYLRDPIDLKACRTFHHFRPERRVFTPVTFTKCLYAQLSQQRFHPDKRSGYTLPAISHPKYKPHELGMKLAHGFEILCSKCSKSDGLTTRHPTDSPLWTGFLNNLKKNDFFKGEMEGSAQYCELMKKAEIYFQQSVDKPNSSTDQSPGKEVLQLLSTMTVDMEELKKEEADLPPDEDDSWLDLTPDKLEQILQKACGSKDTAAESEEQYNLSDVTDSMKAFITKVSSHEGAELPWNPAEAPITFDVDSFTSALEKILGPNPEELDSDDLDSEEDFELLISDEDSEDDQVSALNEDVLPSLHSYMNVMDRELAHTNIGKSFTKKKNVQSNVHPKTTKAGESNSDDEVKGEESDLAPVDVDLNLVTNILESFSSQSGLAGPASNLLQSLGVHLPDNTDQEAADNLQH; from the exons ATGGAGAAGCAGATGAAGATGATGGTTATGGAAGATTTTGTAGAATATCAACTTTTCCTGGTATCTGATGAACCACGTGAACCTGAAAAGCTGAAACACACCCTGAAGCAATACATAGAAGAGATACTCGCTAAACTTGCTCCCTTATTGGCTGATTACATCTGGCAAAACCAACCATTTAATCTCAAGTATAAATCAAGAAAAG GTGATGTTCCAGCCCATATAGGAGGAATTACCCGCTTTGGTGATAATATAGAAGATGAGTGGTTTATAGTTTACTTGATCCAACAGATCACAAAGGACTTTCCAGCGCTAGCTGCCAG GGTGGAAGACAACGATGGAGAGTTTCTGCTCATAGAGGCAGCTGATTTCTTGCCCAAATGGCTGAAGCCAGAGAATAGCTCGAACCGA GTCTTCTTTCACCATGGAAAACTGTGCATTTTACCATTTCAGCAAGATGAGTGCAGCCTTCAGGACCAGTCCTCCAATCTAAACATATCACAAGCCTTGATGTTACTTGCTGGTCGCCCAGACGCCTGTACAGCATCGGCGCCAATAGCTCAAGCCATCGAGCAGCGAATTAAAGA ATACCCTGACAAAATTAAGGACTCTTTGCATCGAGCGCATTGTTTTGTACCTGCTGAAATTGCGGCTGTGTTAAAGGAACGTCCGCAGCTGGTATCTGCAGCAATCCAAGCATTTTACCTCCGAGACCCTATTGACTTAAAAGCCTGTCGCACTTTTCACCATTTCCGGCCGGAGAGGCGAGTATTCACTCCG GTGACTTTTACCAAGTGTTTATACGCCCAGCTCAGCCAGCAGAGGTTCCATCCTGACAAACGCAGTGGATACACCCTTCCTGCCATATCACATCCCAAGTACAAACCACATGAGCTGGGGATGAAGCTG GCACATGGTTTTGAGATTCTTTGTTCCAAATGTTCTAAGTCTGACGGGTTGACCACAAGACATCCTACAGACAGCCCACTCTGGACAGGGTTCTTGAACAACCTGAAAAAGAATGATTTCTTTAAG GGTGAAATGGAGGGATCAGCACAATATTGTGAACTTATGAAGAAAGCAGAGATTTACTTCCAGCAGTCAGTAGACAAGCCAAATAg TTCAACAGACCAGAGTCCTGGCAAAGAAGTTTTACAGTTACTAAGCACCATGACTGTTGACATGGAAgagctgaagaaagaagaggccgATCTTCCTCCAGATGAAG aTGACAGCTGGTTGGACTTGACACCAGATAAATTAGAGCAGATTTTGCAGAAAGCTTGCGGCTCAAAGGACACTGCAGCTGAGAGCGAGGAGCAATACAACTTGTCTGACGTGACTGACAGCATGAAGGCTTTTATAACCAAAGTGTCTTCTCATGAAGGAGCAGAGCTGCCTTG GAATCCTGCAGAAGCACCGATCACATTTGATGTAGATTCTTTCACAAGCGCTTTGGAAAAAATCCTTG GTCCCAACCCAGAAGAACTTGATTCTGATGACCTGGACTCAGAAGAAGACTTTGAGCTACTGATCAGTGATGAAGATTCGGAAGATGATCAGGTCAGCGCATTGAATGAAGATGTCCTACCAAGTCTTCACTCATACATGAATGTTATGGACAGGGAACTGGCACACACAAACATTGGAAAAAGTTTCACCAAAAAGAAAAACGTG CAGAGTAATGTCCATCCAAAGACCACCAAAGCTGGTGAAAGTAACTCGGACGACGAGGTCAAAGGCGAAGAGTCAGACTTGGCACCCGTGGATGTGGACTTGAATTTGGTTAC
- the ECD gene encoding protein ecdysoneless homolog isoform X4 yields MVYGERVRLVKEEKPGIMEKQMKMMVMEDFVEYQLFLVSDEPREPEKLKHTLKQYIEEILAKLAPLLADYIWQNQPFNLKYKSRKGDVPAHIGGITRFGDNIEDEWFIVYLIQQITKDFPALAARVEDNDGEFLLIEAADFLPKWLKPENSSNRVFFHHGKLCILPFQQDECSLQDQSSNLNISQALMLLAGRPDACTASAPIAQAIEQRIKEYPDKIKDSLHRAHCFVPAEIAAVLKERPQLVSAAIQAFYLRDPIDLKACRTFHHFRPERRVFTPVTFTKCLYAQLSQQRFHPDKRSGYTLPAISHPKYKPHELGMKLAHGFEILCSKCSKSDGLTTRHPTDSPLWTGFLNNLKKNDFFKGEMEGSAQYCELMKKAEIYFQQSVDKPNSSTDQSPGKEVLQLLSTMTVDMEELKKEEADLPPDEDDSWLDLTPDKLEQILQKACGSKDTAAESEEQYNLSDVTDSMKAFITKVSSHEGAELPWNPAEAPITFDVDSFTSALEKILGPNPEELDSDDLDSEEDFELLISDEDSEDDQVSALNEDVLPSLHSYMNVMDRELAHTNIGKSFTKKKNSNVHPKTTKAGESNSDDEVKGEESDLAPVDVDLNLVTNILESFSSQSGLAGPASNLLQSLGVHLPDNTDQEAADNLQH; encoded by the exons AAACCTGGCATCATGGAGAAGCAGATGAAGATGATGGTTATGGAAGATTTTGTAGAATATCAACTTTTCCTGGTATCTGATGAACCACGTGAACCTGAAAAGCTGAAACACACCCTGAAGCAATACATAGAAGAGATACTCGCTAAACTTGCTCCCTTATTGGCTGATTACATCTGGCAAAACCAACCATTTAATCTCAAGTATAAATCAAGAAAAG GTGATGTTCCAGCCCATATAGGAGGAATTACCCGCTTTGGTGATAATATAGAAGATGAGTGGTTTATAGTTTACTTGATCCAACAGATCACAAAGGACTTTCCAGCGCTAGCTGCCAG GGTGGAAGACAACGATGGAGAGTTTCTGCTCATAGAGGCAGCTGATTTCTTGCCCAAATGGCTGAAGCCAGAGAATAGCTCGAACCGA GTCTTCTTTCACCATGGAAAACTGTGCATTTTACCATTTCAGCAAGATGAGTGCAGCCTTCAGGACCAGTCCTCCAATCTAAACATATCACAAGCCTTGATGTTACTTGCTGGTCGCCCAGACGCCTGTACAGCATCGGCGCCAATAGCTCAAGCCATCGAGCAGCGAATTAAAGA ATACCCTGACAAAATTAAGGACTCTTTGCATCGAGCGCATTGTTTTGTACCTGCTGAAATTGCGGCTGTGTTAAAGGAACGTCCGCAGCTGGTATCTGCAGCAATCCAAGCATTTTACCTCCGAGACCCTATTGACTTAAAAGCCTGTCGCACTTTTCACCATTTCCGGCCGGAGAGGCGAGTATTCACTCCG GTGACTTTTACCAAGTGTTTATACGCCCAGCTCAGCCAGCAGAGGTTCCATCCTGACAAACGCAGTGGATACACCCTTCCTGCCATATCACATCCCAAGTACAAACCACATGAGCTGGGGATGAAGCTG GCACATGGTTTTGAGATTCTTTGTTCCAAATGTTCTAAGTCTGACGGGTTGACCACAAGACATCCTACAGACAGCCCACTCTGGACAGGGTTCTTGAACAACCTGAAAAAGAATGATTTCTTTAAG GGTGAAATGGAGGGATCAGCACAATATTGTGAACTTATGAAGAAAGCAGAGATTTACTTCCAGCAGTCAGTAGACAAGCCAAATAg TTCAACAGACCAGAGTCCTGGCAAAGAAGTTTTACAGTTACTAAGCACCATGACTGTTGACATGGAAgagctgaagaaagaagaggccgATCTTCCTCCAGATGAAG aTGACAGCTGGTTGGACTTGACACCAGATAAATTAGAGCAGATTTTGCAGAAAGCTTGCGGCTCAAAGGACACTGCAGCTGAGAGCGAGGAGCAATACAACTTGTCTGACGTGACTGACAGCATGAAGGCTTTTATAACCAAAGTGTCTTCTCATGAAGGAGCAGAGCTGCCTTG GAATCCTGCAGAAGCACCGATCACATTTGATGTAGATTCTTTCACAAGCGCTTTGGAAAAAATCCTTG GTCCCAACCCAGAAGAACTTGATTCTGATGACCTGGACTCAGAAGAAGACTTTGAGCTACTGATCAGTGATGAAGATTCGGAAGATGATCAGGTCAGCGCATTGAATGAAGATGTCCTACCAAGTCTTCACTCATACATGAATGTTATGGACAGGGAACTGGCACACACAAACATTGGAAAAAGTTTCACCAAAAAGAAAAAC AGTAATGTCCATCCAAAGACCACCAAAGCTGGTGAAAGTAACTCGGACGACGAGGTCAAAGGCGAAGAGTCAGACTTGGCACCCGTGGATGTGGACTTGAATTTGGTTAC
- the ECD gene encoding protein ecdysoneless homolog isoform X3, with protein MVYGERVRLVKEEKPGIMEKQMKMMVMEDFVEYQLFLVSDEPREPEKLKHTLKQYIEEILAKLAPLLADYIWQNQPFNLKYKSRKGDVPAHIGGITRFGDNIEDEWFIVYLIQQITKDFPALAARVEDNDGEFLLIEAADFLPKWLKPENSSNRVFFHHGKLCILPFQQDECSLQDQSSNLNISQALMLLAGRPDACTASAPIAQAIEQRIKEYPDKIKDSLHRAHCFVPAEIAAVLKERPQLVSAAIQAFYLRDPIDLKACRTFHHFRPERRVFTPVTFTKCLYAQLSQQRFHPDKRSGYTLPAISHPKYKPHELGMKLAHGFEILCSKCSKSDGLTTRHPTDSPLWTGFLNNLKKNDFFKGEMEGSAQYCELMKKAEIYFQQSVDKPNSSTDQSPGKEVLQLLSTMTVDMEELKKEEADLPPDEDDSWLDLTPDKLEQILQKACGSKDTAAESEEQYNLSDVTDSMKAFITKVSSHEGAELPWNPAEAPITFDVDSFTSALEKILGPNPEELDSDDLDSEEDFELLISDEDSEDDQVSALNEDVLPSLHSYMNVMDRELAHTNIGKSFTKKKNQSNVHPKTTKAGESNSDDEVKGEESDLAPVDVDLNLVTNILESFSSQSGLAGPASNLLQSLGVHLPDNTDQEAADNLQH; from the exons AAACCTGGCATCATGGAGAAGCAGATGAAGATGATGGTTATGGAAGATTTTGTAGAATATCAACTTTTCCTGGTATCTGATGAACCACGTGAACCTGAAAAGCTGAAACACACCCTGAAGCAATACATAGAAGAGATACTCGCTAAACTTGCTCCCTTATTGGCTGATTACATCTGGCAAAACCAACCATTTAATCTCAAGTATAAATCAAGAAAAG GTGATGTTCCAGCCCATATAGGAGGAATTACCCGCTTTGGTGATAATATAGAAGATGAGTGGTTTATAGTTTACTTGATCCAACAGATCACAAAGGACTTTCCAGCGCTAGCTGCCAG GGTGGAAGACAACGATGGAGAGTTTCTGCTCATAGAGGCAGCTGATTTCTTGCCCAAATGGCTGAAGCCAGAGAATAGCTCGAACCGA GTCTTCTTTCACCATGGAAAACTGTGCATTTTACCATTTCAGCAAGATGAGTGCAGCCTTCAGGACCAGTCCTCCAATCTAAACATATCACAAGCCTTGATGTTACTTGCTGGTCGCCCAGACGCCTGTACAGCATCGGCGCCAATAGCTCAAGCCATCGAGCAGCGAATTAAAGA ATACCCTGACAAAATTAAGGACTCTTTGCATCGAGCGCATTGTTTTGTACCTGCTGAAATTGCGGCTGTGTTAAAGGAACGTCCGCAGCTGGTATCTGCAGCAATCCAAGCATTTTACCTCCGAGACCCTATTGACTTAAAAGCCTGTCGCACTTTTCACCATTTCCGGCCGGAGAGGCGAGTATTCACTCCG GTGACTTTTACCAAGTGTTTATACGCCCAGCTCAGCCAGCAGAGGTTCCATCCTGACAAACGCAGTGGATACACCCTTCCTGCCATATCACATCCCAAGTACAAACCACATGAGCTGGGGATGAAGCTG GCACATGGTTTTGAGATTCTTTGTTCCAAATGTTCTAAGTCTGACGGGTTGACCACAAGACATCCTACAGACAGCCCACTCTGGACAGGGTTCTTGAACAACCTGAAAAAGAATGATTTCTTTAAG GGTGAAATGGAGGGATCAGCACAATATTGTGAACTTATGAAGAAAGCAGAGATTTACTTCCAGCAGTCAGTAGACAAGCCAAATAg TTCAACAGACCAGAGTCCTGGCAAAGAAGTTTTACAGTTACTAAGCACCATGACTGTTGACATGGAAgagctgaagaaagaagaggccgATCTTCCTCCAGATGAAG aTGACAGCTGGTTGGACTTGACACCAGATAAATTAGAGCAGATTTTGCAGAAAGCTTGCGGCTCAAAGGACACTGCAGCTGAGAGCGAGGAGCAATACAACTTGTCTGACGTGACTGACAGCATGAAGGCTTTTATAACCAAAGTGTCTTCTCATGAAGGAGCAGAGCTGCCTTG GAATCCTGCAGAAGCACCGATCACATTTGATGTAGATTCTTTCACAAGCGCTTTGGAAAAAATCCTTG GTCCCAACCCAGAAGAACTTGATTCTGATGACCTGGACTCAGAAGAAGACTTTGAGCTACTGATCAGTGATGAAGATTCGGAAGATGATCAGGTCAGCGCATTGAATGAAGATGTCCTACCAAGTCTTCACTCATACATGAATGTTATGGACAGGGAACTGGCACACACAAACATTGGAAAAAGTTTCACCAAAAAGAAAAAC CAGAGTAATGTCCATCCAAAGACCACCAAAGCTGGTGAAAGTAACTCGGACGACGAGGTCAAAGGCGAAGAGTCAGACTTGGCACCCGTGGATGTGGACTTGAATTTGGTTAC
- the ECD gene encoding protein ecdysoneless homolog isoform X1, with protein MVYGERVRLVKEEKPGIMEKQMKMMVMEDFVEYQLFLVSDEPREPEKLKHTLKQYIEEILAKLAPLLADYIWQNQPFNLKYKSRKGDVPAHIGGITRFGDNIEDEWFIVYLIQQITKDFPALAARVEDNDGEFLLIEAADFLPKWLKPENSSNRVFFHHGKLCILPFQQDECSLQDQSSNLNISQALMLLAGRPDACTASAPIAQAIEQRIKEYPDKIKDSLHRAHCFVPAEIAAVLKERPQLVSAAIQAFYLRDPIDLKACRTFHHFRPERRVFTPVTFTKCLYAQLSQQRFHPDKRSGYTLPAISHPKYKPHELGMKLAHGFEILCSKCSKSDGLTTRHPTDSPLWTGFLNNLKKNDFFKGEMEGSAQYCELMKKAEIYFQQSVDKPNSSTDQSPGKEVLQLLSTMTVDMEELKKEEADLPPDEDDSWLDLTPDKLEQILQKACGSKDTAAESEEQYNLSDVTDSMKAFITKVSSHEGAELPWNPAEAPITFDVDSFTSALEKILGPNPEELDSDDLDSEEDFELLISDEDSEDDQVSALNEDVLPSLHSYMNVMDRELAHTNIGKSFTKKKNVQSNVHPKTTKAGESNSDDEVKGEESDLAPVDVDLNLVTNILESFSSQSGLAGPASNLLQSLGVHLPDNTDQEAADNLQH; from the exons AAACCTGGCATCATGGAGAAGCAGATGAAGATGATGGTTATGGAAGATTTTGTAGAATATCAACTTTTCCTGGTATCTGATGAACCACGTGAACCTGAAAAGCTGAAACACACCCTGAAGCAATACATAGAAGAGATACTCGCTAAACTTGCTCCCTTATTGGCTGATTACATCTGGCAAAACCAACCATTTAATCTCAAGTATAAATCAAGAAAAG GTGATGTTCCAGCCCATATAGGAGGAATTACCCGCTTTGGTGATAATATAGAAGATGAGTGGTTTATAGTTTACTTGATCCAACAGATCACAAAGGACTTTCCAGCGCTAGCTGCCAG GGTGGAAGACAACGATGGAGAGTTTCTGCTCATAGAGGCAGCTGATTTCTTGCCCAAATGGCTGAAGCCAGAGAATAGCTCGAACCGA GTCTTCTTTCACCATGGAAAACTGTGCATTTTACCATTTCAGCAAGATGAGTGCAGCCTTCAGGACCAGTCCTCCAATCTAAACATATCACAAGCCTTGATGTTACTTGCTGGTCGCCCAGACGCCTGTACAGCATCGGCGCCAATAGCTCAAGCCATCGAGCAGCGAATTAAAGA ATACCCTGACAAAATTAAGGACTCTTTGCATCGAGCGCATTGTTTTGTACCTGCTGAAATTGCGGCTGTGTTAAAGGAACGTCCGCAGCTGGTATCTGCAGCAATCCAAGCATTTTACCTCCGAGACCCTATTGACTTAAAAGCCTGTCGCACTTTTCACCATTTCCGGCCGGAGAGGCGAGTATTCACTCCG GTGACTTTTACCAAGTGTTTATACGCCCAGCTCAGCCAGCAGAGGTTCCATCCTGACAAACGCAGTGGATACACCCTTCCTGCCATATCACATCCCAAGTACAAACCACATGAGCTGGGGATGAAGCTG GCACATGGTTTTGAGATTCTTTGTTCCAAATGTTCTAAGTCTGACGGGTTGACCACAAGACATCCTACAGACAGCCCACTCTGGACAGGGTTCTTGAACAACCTGAAAAAGAATGATTTCTTTAAG GGTGAAATGGAGGGATCAGCACAATATTGTGAACTTATGAAGAAAGCAGAGATTTACTTCCAGCAGTCAGTAGACAAGCCAAATAg TTCAACAGACCAGAGTCCTGGCAAAGAAGTTTTACAGTTACTAAGCACCATGACTGTTGACATGGAAgagctgaagaaagaagaggccgATCTTCCTCCAGATGAAG aTGACAGCTGGTTGGACTTGACACCAGATAAATTAGAGCAGATTTTGCAGAAAGCTTGCGGCTCAAAGGACACTGCAGCTGAGAGCGAGGAGCAATACAACTTGTCTGACGTGACTGACAGCATGAAGGCTTTTATAACCAAAGTGTCTTCTCATGAAGGAGCAGAGCTGCCTTG GAATCCTGCAGAAGCACCGATCACATTTGATGTAGATTCTTTCACAAGCGCTTTGGAAAAAATCCTTG GTCCCAACCCAGAAGAACTTGATTCTGATGACCTGGACTCAGAAGAAGACTTTGAGCTACTGATCAGTGATGAAGATTCGGAAGATGATCAGGTCAGCGCATTGAATGAAGATGTCCTACCAAGTCTTCACTCATACATGAATGTTATGGACAGGGAACTGGCACACACAAACATTGGAAAAAGTTTCACCAAAAAGAAAAACGTG CAGAGTAATGTCCATCCAAAGACCACCAAAGCTGGTGAAAGTAACTCGGACGACGAGGTCAAAGGCGAAGAGTCAGACTTGGCACCCGTGGATGTGGACTTGAATTTGGTTAC